A window of the Streptomyces formicae genome harbors these coding sequences:
- a CDS encoding YdcF family protein gives MTDRHRAAISDTDRADARAIWDFHQMGHQLRPCSAAITLGSLDLGVATGTANLYHSGMFPVVVFTGDTSSATQERFPRGEATHYREHAISLGVPDEAILLEPKATNTGQNIGFSREVLENAGIAVTTLLLISMPYMQRRAYATCRKLWPEVEPVCTSQPLSFDEYVTTHDDEKQLIDMLMGDMERVMEYPKRGFAIEQHVPERVRDAFDRLRTRGYDSWLLPT, from the coding sequence GTGACAGACCGCCATCGGGCCGCGATCAGCGACACGGACCGGGCCGACGCCCGCGCCATCTGGGACTTCCACCAGATGGGCCACCAGCTGCGCCCTTGCTCCGCCGCGATCACCCTCGGCAGCCTCGATCTCGGTGTGGCCACCGGCACTGCCAACCTCTACCACTCCGGCATGTTCCCGGTCGTGGTCTTCACCGGAGACACCAGCTCCGCCACCCAGGAGCGGTTTCCCCGAGGCGAGGCCACCCACTATCGCGAGCATGCGATCTCCCTCGGAGTGCCGGACGAGGCGATCCTGCTGGAGCCGAAGGCCACGAACACCGGCCAGAACATCGGCTTCTCCCGAGAGGTGCTGGAGAACGCCGGTATCGCAGTGACCACCCTCTTGCTGATCTCCATGCCCTACATGCAGCGCCGTGCCTACGCGACATGCCGCAAGCTGTGGCCCGAGGTGGAGCCGGTCTGTACCTCTCAGCCGTTGTCGTTCGATGAATACGTAACGACCCACGATGACGAGAAGCAGCTCATCGACATGCTCATGGGCGATATGGAGCGGGTGATGGAGTATCCCAAGCGCGGTTTCGCCATCGAGCAGCACGTCCCAGAAAGGGTCCGCGATGCCTTCGACCGTCTCCGCACCCGCGGCTACGACAGCTGGCTCCTGCCTACTTAG
- a CDS encoding TauD/TfdA family dioxygenase yields MIIDIPSQLEAALIGLPLPTWKLDGSFLAKSTMERYRTELTATPRFEETAATLRHALTGEGGGYAVLRLGNLAKALGIDDDRFMRLATGFAAEVAVPFSPFPRWPLWKDIGVKVDKDPGKSSGIGYNAFHMDLVNGTLPPDYTTLLCVRPDPLGGGPSILSDAHAAAARLSEDSRALLAEPAYHYGTFFDLFGVGEEYKPFPILDGSDSGGGFVRFTAKMLERSQLGQAHADAARELAKELVRGQVSFMLQPGDYLIVNQRRFLHGREALHSGQDTVPVADRRLLLQLFLRARAGDGSAA; encoded by the coding sequence GTGATCATCGACATCCCGAGCCAACTCGAAGCCGCTCTGATCGGCCTTCCTCTCCCGACGTGGAAGCTGGACGGTTCGTTCCTGGCGAAGTCCACCATGGAGCGGTACCGGACCGAGCTGACGGCCACCCCGCGGTTCGAGGAGACCGCCGCGACGCTGCGCCACGCGCTGACCGGGGAGGGCGGCGGATACGCCGTGCTGCGCCTGGGGAACCTCGCCAAGGCGCTGGGGATCGACGACGACCGGTTCATGCGGCTGGCGACGGGCTTCGCGGCCGAGGTGGCTGTCCCCTTCTCGCCCTTCCCGCGGTGGCCCCTCTGGAAGGACATCGGGGTAAAGGTCGACAAGGACCCCGGCAAGTCCAGCGGCATCGGATACAACGCCTTCCACATGGACCTGGTGAACGGAACCTTGCCCCCGGACTACACCACGCTCCTGTGCGTTCGCCCCGACCCGCTCGGCGGCGGCCCCAGCATCCTCTCCGACGCCCACGCAGCGGCGGCGCGGCTGTCGGAGGACAGCCGCGCCCTGCTGGCCGAGCCGGCCTACCACTACGGGACCTTCTTCGACCTGTTCGGCGTGGGCGAGGAGTACAAGCCGTTCCCGATCCTGGATGGCTCCGACTCGGGTGGGGGGTTCGTCCGGTTCACCGCCAAGATGCTGGAACGGTCCCAGCTCGGCCAGGCGCACGCCGACGCCGCCAGGGAGCTCGCCAAGGAGCTCGTCCGGGGCCAGGTCTCCTTCATGCTCCAGCCCGGGGACTACCTCATCGTGAATCAGCGCCGCTTCCTGCACGGCCGGGAGGCGCTCCACAGCGGCCAGGACACCGTCCCAGTCGCCGACCGGCGCCTACTCCTCCAGCTTTTCCTGCGCGCGAGGGCCGGTGACGGCTCGGCCGCGTAG
- a CDS encoding ATP-binding protein: MRRVTRERLTSCGLNCVADDATLVVSELITNAILHSGGRQIRLTLDLHDGVLHIRVHDGVPGLRPSEQVPSDDDEHGRGLALVQAIAHSRQGTWGISDGGATTWCELALAAS, encoded by the coding sequence ATGAGGCGCGTAACCCGGGAACGCCTCACCTCTTGCGGTCTGAACTGCGTCGCTGACGATGCCACCCTCGTTGTCTCAGAGTTGATCACCAACGCCATCCTGCACAGCGGTGGCCGTCAGATCCGGCTGACGCTTGATCTTCACGATGGAGTCCTCCACATCCGCGTGCACGACGGTGTCCCCGGGCTCCGCCCCTCCGAGCAGGTGCCCAGCGATGACGATGAGCACGGCCGCGGCCTGGCCCTCGTGCAGGCGATCGCGCACAGCAGACAAGGCACGTGGGGCATCAGCGACGGGGGCGCCACCACGTGGTGCGAACTGGCACTGGCGGCGAGCTGA
- a CDS encoding DUF6415 family natural product biosynthesis protein, with product MTMTLPRPAPDTCSPPFDAYEIADILSRLKRWKPLDVDALLDDVAGALDDIPPAALEMPGLIHRLHRHLDQLADISIANAASERDGGVARLLAQGANLQTTSLPSELAEAQRHLRRVGWVVNELVDRLVAAKYMKGTE from the coding sequence ATGACGATGACGCTGCCCCGACCCGCCCCCGATACCTGTTCGCCGCCGTTCGACGCCTACGAGATCGCTGACATCCTCAGCCGGCTGAAGCGCTGGAAACCGCTCGACGTGGACGCCCTCCTGGACGACGTCGCAGGCGCCTTGGATGACATCCCGCCCGCCGCATTGGAGATGCCGGGACTCATCCACCGCCTCCACAGGCATCTCGACCAGCTCGCGGACATCTCGATCGCCAATGCAGCCAGCGAGCGGGACGGCGGCGTAGCCCGCCTACTCGCCCAAGGAGCGAACTTGCAAACGACCTCCCTTCCCTCCGAGCTCGCCGAGGCCCAGAGGCACCTGCGCCGAGTTGGGTGGGTCGTCAACGAACTCGTGGATCGGCTCGTCGCGGCCAAGTACATGAAGGGAACGGAATGA
- a CDS encoding nucleotide sugar dehydrogenase: protein MQIVVAGQGYVGLPLAVRAAEVGHRVVGYDVDPHRVQQLTAGQSYVEDVASSRLRAVLDSGVYSATADAAALAGFDIAVITVPTPLRDGVPDLTYIESCARTLGEHLRPGATVVLESTTYPGATEELLLPILEKASGLKGGVDFLAGFSPERIAPGNKRWSFDGTPKLVSGIDATSLDVIKSFYDGIFQTTVPVSGTKVAELAKLLENTFRFVNISMVNEMAMLAASLGVNIWEAIDAAATKPFGFTRFTPGPGVGGHCLPVDPLFLSWKVQQELGVPFRFVELAADVNRHMPDYVVRRLVEALDKRGMPVSGSRILLLGLTYKYNATDLRNSPSARVAELLIDLGADVRGAEPNIPDGDDSKLNVPRVDATPDEVRAADAVVLLMDHPRFDLPMIEKCATYVLDCRNRLSGVNVEIL, encoded by the coding sequence ATGCAGATAGTCGTCGCTGGTCAGGGCTACGTAGGGCTTCCCCTGGCCGTACGTGCCGCAGAGGTGGGTCACCGTGTCGTCGGCTACGACGTGGACCCGCACCGCGTCCAGCAGCTCACCGCCGGCCAGTCCTACGTGGAGGACGTGGCTTCCTCGCGACTGCGCGCAGTGCTGGACTCCGGGGTCTACTCCGCGACCGCCGACGCTGCCGCGCTGGCCGGCTTCGACATCGCGGTGATCACCGTGCCGACGCCGCTGCGGGACGGCGTGCCCGACCTGACCTATATCGAGTCCTGCGCCCGGACCCTGGGCGAGCACCTTCGCCCCGGTGCGACCGTTGTCCTGGAGTCCACGACCTATCCCGGCGCCACCGAGGAACTGCTGCTGCCGATCCTGGAGAAGGCGTCGGGCCTCAAAGGTGGGGTGGACTTCCTGGCCGGATTCAGTCCCGAACGCATCGCCCCGGGGAACAAGAGGTGGTCGTTCGACGGGACGCCGAAATTGGTGTCCGGAATCGACGCCACATCACTCGATGTGATCAAGAGTTTCTACGACGGGATCTTTCAGACCACGGTTCCGGTGTCCGGGACGAAGGTCGCTGAGCTGGCGAAGCTGCTGGAGAACACTTTCCGGTTCGTCAACATCTCCATGGTCAACGAGATGGCGATGCTGGCCGCTTCCCTCGGCGTGAACATCTGGGAGGCGATCGACGCCGCCGCGACCAAGCCGTTCGGATTCACGCGGTTCACCCCGGGGCCGGGGGTCGGCGGGCACTGTCTGCCCGTCGATCCCTTGTTCCTCTCGTGGAAGGTCCAGCAGGAGCTTGGCGTCCCTTTCCGGTTCGTGGAACTCGCCGCCGACGTGAACCGGCACATGCCCGACTACGTCGTCCGGCGTCTCGTGGAAGCACTCGACAAGCGCGGCATGCCCGTCAGCGGATCTCGCATTCTGCTGCTCGGCCTGACCTACAAGTACAACGCCACCGACCTTCGCAATTCCCCTTCGGCACGTGTCGCCGAACTTCTTATCGACCTCGGCGCCGATGTCCGTGGCGCCGAACCCAATATCCCGGACGGCGACGACTCCAAGCTGAACGTGCCCCGGGTCGATGCGACCCCGGACGAGGTACGGGCCGCTGATGCAGTGGTTCTCCTCATGGACCACCCACGATTCGACCTCCCGATGATCGAGAAATGCGCAACCTATGTTCTCGACTGCCGAAACCGCCTTTCCGGAGTGAACGTCGAGATTCTTTAG
- a CDS encoding glycosyltransferase family 2 protein: MPLVSVVMPVYNSAATLSAAVRSVLTQTHSDLELLVTDDQSSDGSMDLLREFAAQDERVLPESAPERGGAGRARNLAIERARGDYIAFLDSDDLWLPEKTEKQLAFAAEGDAPLTFTSYFKMDADYDGESTDWVPNGRVIRAREHVDYRAMLVQDHIGALTAMYDRNALGTRLMPEMRKRQDYALWLSIMRDGANAQGLAEPLAVYRAHQAGSLSSNKLSLVQYNWNLYREHEHLSVPRATRALAGAVWQSLRNSRI, encoded by the coding sequence GTGCCCCTGGTGTCTGTCGTGATGCCCGTGTACAACTCGGCAGCGACGTTGAGCGCAGCGGTCCGGTCAGTGCTCACACAGACCCACAGCGACCTGGAGCTGCTGGTCACCGACGACCAGTCCTCCGATGGCTCCATGGACCTGCTCCGCGAGTTCGCCGCGCAGGACGAACGCGTCCTGCCGGAGTCGGCACCCGAACGGGGCGGTGCGGGCCGGGCCCGCAACCTCGCGATCGAGCGGGCCCGCGGGGACTACATCGCCTTTCTCGACAGCGACGACCTGTGGCTTCCGGAGAAGACCGAGAAGCAACTCGCATTCGCCGCGGAAGGCGATGCGCCTTTGACGTTCACCTCGTACTTCAAGATGGACGCCGACTACGACGGCGAGAGCACCGACTGGGTCCCGAACGGGCGGGTGATCCGTGCGCGGGAGCACGTGGACTACCGCGCGATGCTGGTCCAGGACCACATCGGGGCTCTCACCGCCATGTACGACCGCAATGCCCTGGGCACGAGGCTCATGCCGGAGATGCGCAAGCGCCAGGACTACGCCCTCTGGCTGTCGATCATGCGGGACGGCGCTAACGCCCAGGGCCTGGCTGAGCCGCTTGCGGTGTACAGGGCCCACCAGGCGGGATCGCTCTCCTCCAACAAGCTCTCCCTCGTGCAATACAACTGGAACTTGTACCGCGAGCACGAGCATCTCTCGGTCCCGCGGGCGACGCGGGCGCTGGCCGGCGCCGTGTGGCAGTCGCTGCGCAACTCGCGCATATAG